A window of the Hordeum vulgare subsp. vulgare chromosome 5H, MorexV3_pseudomolecules_assembly, whole genome shotgun sequence genome harbors these coding sequences:
- the LOC123397579 gene encoding UDP-glycosyltransferase 90A1-like, which produces MAPSATLPCDDAGRELPHVAIFPFMARGHTIPLTHLAHLLLRRRLATVTFFTTPGNAAFVRAALPDGVDVVELPFPDGDGHASQGAENVEGVASASSFAAFAEATSALRPHFEEALAAMRPPATLLVADAFLYWTGESVTALGIPRVSFLGTSAFAHVMREAFVRDKPGCGPLLCDATAGATDTYTVPEFPHVQFLLADIPPLPLPAIVLDAKMGMAVAGSRGVIMNTFHHLESSYIDHWDRHVGPRAWPIGPLCLARQPSSTVVDEVHNAKPSWLRWLDEKAAAGQSVLFVALGTLLAVSDEQLKEVARGLEDAQVNFLWAVRSDDSADLGSGFHERVQGRGMVTGGWVDQPAILQHDCVRGFLSHCGWNSVLESVCAGVPLAVWPMAFDQPLNAKLVVDELKVGVRVRSAGGLVKGEEVSRAVREIMLGETRGSAVKNAAVLAGQAHHAMSAGGSSWKKVEEMISVLCGQPTDNPSKAHVGGK; this is translated from the coding sequence ATGGCTCCTAGTGCTACCCTTCCATGTGATGATGCCGGCCGTGAGCTCCCTCACGTTGCCATCTTCCCATTCATGGCGAGAGGCCACACCATCCCGCTCACCCACCTGGCGCACCTCCTACTACGCCGGCGCCTCGCCACCGTGACCTTCTTCACCACCCCAGGCAACGCGGCCTTCGTACGTGCCGCTCTGCCCGACGGCGTCGACGTGGTCGAGCTTCCGTTTCCGGACGGGGACGGCCACGCTTCGCAGGGTGCGGAGAACGTCGAGGGTGTTGCGTCGGCGTCCTCCTTCGCCGCCTTCGCAGAGGCCACGTCGGCGCTGCGGCCGCACTTCGAGGAGGCGCTCGCGGCCATGCGTCCCCCCGCCACCCTGCTCGTCGCTGATGCGTTCCTGTACTGGACCGGAGAGTCGGTCACCGCGCTCGGCATCCCAAGGGTGTCCTTCCTAGGAACTTCAGCTTTTGCGCACGTCATGCGGGAGGCGTTCGTGCGCGACAAGCCAGGATGTGGGCCTCTGCTGTGCGACGCTACGGCCGGCGCCACGGACACCTACACGGTGCCGGAGTTCCCGCACGTCCAGTTCCTGCTGGCCGATATCCCTCCGTTGCCCTTGCCGGCGATAGTCCTCGACGCGAAGATGGGGATGGCGGTCGCCGGGAGCCGCGGCGTGATCATGAACACCTTCCACCACCTCGAGAGCAGCTACATCGATCACTGGGACCGGCACGTCGGGCCCAGGGCCTGGCCCATCGGCCCCTTATGCCTAGCACGGCAACCTTCTTCCACCGTCGTGGACGAAGTCCATAACGCCAAGCCCTCATGGCTGCGATGGCTGGATGAGAAGGCAGCCGCCGGCCAGTCCGTGCTCTTCGTCGCGCTCGGGACGCTGTTGGCGGTGTCGGACGAGCAGCTCAAGGAGGTGGCGCGAGGGCTGGAAGACGCACAGGTGAACTTCCTGTGGGCAGTGCGGTCAGACGATAGTGCTGACCTCGGCTCAGGATTCCACGAGCGCGTCCAAGGTAGGGGCATGGTAACGGGAGGGTGGGTGGACCAACCGGCAATCCTCCAACATGACTGTGTGAGAGGATTCCTAAGCCACTGCGGATGGAACTCGGTGCTGGAGAGCGTCTGCGCCGGCGTGCCATTGGCGGTGTGGCCCATGGCGTTTGACCAACCTCTCAACGCCAAGCTGGTTGTTGATGAACTTAAGGTCGGTGTCAGGGTCAGGTCTGCCGGAGGTTTGGTTAAGGGTGAGGAGGTCTCGAGGGCGGTGAGGGAGATAATGCTAGGGGAGACAAGGGGGTCGGCGGTGAAGAACGCGGCGGTTCTGGCGGGGCAGGCACATCACGCCATGTCCGCTGGTGGTTCGTCGTGGAAAAAGGTGGAGGAGATGATTAGCGTGTTGTGTGGACAGCCGACAGACAACCCTAGCAAGGCACACGTCGGTGGCAAGTAG